In Streptomyces sp. NBC_01439, the following are encoded in one genomic region:
- a CDS encoding lactococcin 972 family bacteriocin, protein MQIKRSMKIAVAAGALVIAGAVPALATTSYVGGGEWNYGAGTATVWSDYYHGSKCHGSTSVGAYIDSDEAAKGSWSITSAKVKLSGNKSYYNTSC, encoded by the coding sequence GTGCAGATCAAGCGCAGCATGAAGATCGCGGTTGCCGCCGGCGCCCTCGTCATCGCCGGTGCCGTTCCGGCCCTCGCGACCACCTCGTACGTCGGTGGCGGCGAGTGGAACTACGGTGCGGGCACCGCCACTGTGTGGTCGGACTACTACCACGGCTCCAAGTGCCACGGCTCGACCTCCGTCGGCGCCTACATCGACAGCGACGAGGCCGCCAAGGGCTCCTGGTCCATCACCTCGGCCAAGGTGAAGCTGAGCGGCAACAAGTCGTACTACAACACCTCCTGCTGA
- a CDS encoding bacteriocin-associated integral membrane family protein produces the protein MLHRGIKFAHAVVLAFSATLSFLFLRSLDEDWALGHSAVVWVTDSDGAASGSQVAGAIAEFAAKNNATIAREVPDLKDPSNRRHLYLAPGGPHSDWLKGGYPAFSRGYHTDVHPVAELGQRDPRGFYYVFGPESAAASLTRSLDDLGLVASVNQPFSLAQLTTVYADSALYRSFFVVALAVVTMTGASVLLNAKAYGVQRLQGKSFGQILLRDMRQLGAFWAVACAAVSAATLLLLGLYNGLTWIGQFASIALGCTFALSLIALVTHCAMLWLTFQTDVLRALKGELPARAASVSAYLVRIPALLLALSIATAVVLGAQDVLARQESREAYAKIGDATSIRFNGSLASDTALRSLDENVGPWLRQADRDGQIIVAGHRDLRLSAGIPGLTKGDLLVVNESFLAKQPVLDAAGRRIEPTAAAPDQIRLLIPEGLAQHTGRLKELTPTWLSPSDPGKIAPAQVKTLPSKDGQRVFTYNPRGKSHAADNPGADDSLVTDPVIIVFPNGAPFLSDKGYTSYASQRSIVFHNPDDVTAGVQKRHLELYVTAMTPVGQDAALELRKVVGDFRLQLFNLAVAVAVLLITGVGVCIVHSRKNAQAIFARHISGWTFAATHRPVLLVEGVLAVLLAGWVPFQVWQQNQDAARYESLGIPAPRPTAEFTGLDLGVTGVLVAVEVAAVLVALVVFHRRIVKEGATES, from the coding sequence ATGCTGCATCGAGGTATCAAGTTCGCCCACGCCGTCGTACTGGCGTTCTCCGCGACCCTCTCTTTCCTCTTCCTCCGGAGCCTCGATGAGGACTGGGCCCTCGGGCACTCCGCCGTCGTCTGGGTGACGGACTCCGACGGCGCGGCCAGTGGCTCGCAGGTCGCCGGCGCGATTGCCGAATTCGCCGCGAAGAACAACGCGACGATCGCGCGCGAGGTCCCCGACCTCAAGGATCCGTCCAATCGCCGCCACCTCTACCTCGCACCCGGCGGCCCGCACTCCGACTGGCTGAAGGGCGGCTATCCCGCGTTCAGCCGCGGCTACCACACCGACGTGCACCCCGTCGCGGAGCTGGGTCAGCGCGACCCGCGCGGTTTCTACTACGTCTTCGGACCGGAGTCGGCCGCTGCCTCACTGACCCGATCCCTTGACGACCTCGGGCTCGTCGCCTCCGTCAACCAGCCCTTCTCCTTGGCGCAGCTGACCACCGTCTACGCCGACAGCGCGCTCTACCGCTCGTTCTTCGTGGTCGCCCTCGCCGTGGTGACGATGACCGGTGCGAGCGTCCTGCTCAACGCCAAGGCCTACGGAGTGCAGCGGCTCCAGGGGAAGTCGTTCGGGCAGATCCTGCTGCGCGACATGCGGCAACTCGGGGCGTTCTGGGCCGTCGCCTGCGCCGCGGTGTCCGCCGCGACCCTGCTGCTCCTCGGCCTCTACAACGGTCTCACCTGGATCGGCCAGTTCGCCTCGATCGCCCTCGGCTGCACCTTCGCCCTGAGCCTCATCGCCCTCGTCACCCACTGCGCGATGCTCTGGCTGACCTTCCAGACCGACGTACTGCGTGCCCTCAAGGGCGAGCTGCCCGCGCGCGCCGCGTCGGTGAGCGCCTATCTCGTACGGATACCCGCGCTCCTGCTCGCCCTCAGCATCGCGACGGCCGTCGTGCTGGGCGCGCAGGACGTGCTGGCCCGCCAGGAGAGCCGAGAGGCGTACGCGAAGATCGGCGATGCCACGTCGATCCGATTCAACGGCAGTCTGGCGAGCGACACCGCCTTGCGCAGCCTGGACGAGAACGTGGGCCCCTGGTTGCGCCAGGCCGACCGGGACGGACAGATCATCGTCGCCGGGCACCGGGACCTCCGGCTCTCGGCGGGCATACCGGGCCTGACCAAGGGCGACCTGCTCGTCGTCAACGAATCCTTCCTCGCCAAGCAGCCCGTCCTCGACGCGGCGGGGCGAAGGATCGAACCGACCGCCGCGGCACCCGACCAGATCAGGCTCCTGATCCCCGAGGGCCTCGCACAGCACACCGGCCGCCTGAAGGAGCTCACTCCGACGTGGCTGAGCCCGAGTGACCCGGGCAAGATCGCTCCCGCCCAGGTGAAGACCCTCCCGTCGAAGGACGGACAGCGTGTCTTCACCTACAACCCGCGAGGCAAGTCGCACGCCGCGGACAATCCCGGAGCAGATGATTCCCTGGTGACGGACCCCGTCATCATCGTGTTCCCCAACGGCGCGCCCTTCCTGAGCGACAAGGGCTACACCAGCTACGCCTCGCAGCGGAGCATCGTCTTCCACAACCCGGACGACGTCACGGCCGGCGTCCAGAAGCGGCACCTCGAGTTGTACGTCACCGCCATGACTCCCGTGGGGCAGGACGCCGCGCTGGAACTGCGCAAGGTGGTCGGGGACTTCCGGCTCCAGCTGTTCAACCTGGCGGTGGCCGTGGCGGTGCTGCTCATCACCGGAGTCGGCGTCTGCATCGTCCACTCGCGCAAGAACGCCCAGGCGATCTTCGCCCGCCACATCAGCGGCTGGACCTTCGCAGCCACCCACCGCCCCGTCCTGCTGGTCGAAGGCGTCCTCGCCGTACTGCTCGCCGGATGGGTGCCCTTCCAGGTGTGGCAGCAGAACCAGGACGCCGCACGGTACGAATCCCTCGGCATCCCCGCCCCCCGTCCGACCGCCGAATTCACCGGACTCGACCTCGGTGTCACCGGTGTGCTCGTCGCCGTCGAGGTCGCGGCCGTGCTCGTGGCCCTCGTCGTCTTCCACCGCCGGATCGTCAAGGAAGGGGCGACCGAGTCGTGA